CCATTATATTGATACTTATAAGCAGGATTTCCTGTCAAAGCATTATATCCTTCATGTTTTAAACCAAACGGATAATAATTGTTTTCTTCAAGAACTGCTGTGTTGCTGCCATTGTTGAAATAACTCAAACGTACATTTCCCAAATGATCTGTATAGTTGTAAATATACTTATTTTTTACAAAATCAAAATAACCTTCTGAGGTCGGTACAAACTGTAAATCAGGTGTAGGAGGAGGACAATCAATACATCCAAATCCTATGCCTTCAAGTACATATTGAAAACTATCCAAATAATCCGTAGTCGTTAGAGCAAGGTTTGTATTTCCCTGCCAATCTTTTTTGTAATAAGAATATACTTTTTTAAGTTTTCTTCCATCAGCTCCATAAAGATGGGAGATAATACCCCCGAAAGGACTTGTATTATTATTCTTAGTAAGAATAGAAGGAAGGTTGAGGAAATTATACTGAATATTTGTAATTTCTTTATCTACATGATTCGTCATATTTCCGTTCAAATCATAGCCAATAGTATTTCCACCTCCAACATACCCTGAATAATTCTGGGAAGCATCCGTTACATTTAACAGCCTATTACCTGCATAGTTATACGTTAAATTGTCAATTTGCATTGCCATTCCGTTGGTTGTATTTTTAGCATTCCGATATAATCGGGTAATATTACCATTCAGATCATATTCTATAGATTCCCCGAAATGATCTTCCAGTGGCACAGTACTATTAGGCTCAGAATAATGTCCGAATTTAAGTCTGTTTAATTTATCATAATTATAAGAGTATTTTTTTAGTACACCATCATTTGAAGTCTTCCAATCGACTTCTGCAATATTCCCGTTATACTTTGCCATAGCAAAAGTAGTATTGACTGGATTATGGTATCTAAGCTCATATCCGAATAATTTTCCGTTCAGGTTAACGGGATCATTAATCTGTGTCATCCAGCCACGGATGTTGTATTTGTAATCTATGGTCTGTAATGGTGATGCTATAGCTATTCCCCCAACTTTTTTAGATTCCAGCTGGGAAAGCTCATTGTATTTGTTTTGAGCCAGATATTCAACAGGGTTGCTGCCTATCTGATGGGTATGGGTCAAAAGCCTGTTCTGGTGATCGTATGTAAAGTTTTCAGTGATGACTCTTTCATTATCAGTAGCCAGTCTTTTGTGTCTTGTAACTGCAATTTGTGGAACACCTGAAAAATCAAGCTTAGATTCTGTTTTAGTATACCCCCCCAAATGGTTAATGGAATGAGTTCCTATTGAGCGTCCTTTAGTATCGTAATAGGTATAATTCTTTGTCCAGTTATCGTCCTCAATATTCTTCACCAGGCTCATCACCGGAAGTCCTTTGGTGCTTCTTCCATCTGCAGGAGTATCGGTCAAAACAGGCTCATCCTGGATGGTTGAGGGGAAAGAAGGATTAAAGCTGTATGGAGGATAAGTGTCATAATAATTTAATGTTAATATCTTAACCCATTTTGTAGAATTCGGATAAGTAACATCCTGATTTCCGTAATATACATCCATGCCCTGTCTGTTAAAAGCAGTAGCTACACGAATGACATTATTAGAGCCTAAAGCATCTATTTCTGATTGTTCAACGCTTCTTTGATAACCTGTTCCTATTCCCGTGATTGCCACTCTTCCGAACTGGTCGTATTTGGTGTACAGCCATTGACCTTTTTCTTTTAAAATAGTGTCTTGAGTAGCTACTAGACGATCCTGTTTATCATATAGCATATATTCCCAGCCTTTGCCTGGTAGTTTCTTTTCCACTAAACGGCCTCTGCCATCGTAACGGTATTGGTAACACAAATCGTTTAACACGGTATCTGTAATAGGTCCTTGTAATGCTTTAGGAGGAATAACAAATGCCAGCTGGTCATATTCATTATACACATAATAGGTGTCAGTGTAATATGTCCCATCAAATTTTCTTACCATTACAGCCTGCCCTTGCCCATTTTTGAATTCTATAGTGATATTACCATCTTCATCAGTTACTGTATTCTTGTATAATTGGTTTGGCGGAAAATATTCCAGAACTAAAGCAGATGATGTGGCATTATTTACCCAGGAGGTATTGGTTGTAAATTTATAGACTTCATATTGGGCATTGGTATCGTACTGAAAGGTTACGGGCTTATTTGCCCAGGCTGTTCCAACTTGAATCTGCTGCTGGATCCTGTCCAATGGAGAGTTTTCCAAAACCTTTTCCGCATAGATTTTTTCTCCCCCATAAATAGCTGGTGCATTACCTAGTGGTGTAGGAAAAATAGCTCCATTTTGTGTTGAAGATTGTGGGATAGGTAAAAAATCTTTAGTTTGTCTTCCGAATCCGTCATATTCGATATGATTTACAACATCTCTTCCTAATGGTGATGCTTTTACACCTACAATTTGTTTAGGTCTTCCTAAGCCATCAAAATACTGAACGGTTTCTGAGATCTTGGTAGGTGTTGTCCCATTGTAGTCCAAATAGGTTTTAGACTGGATATAGTTTTCTTCCTGGGTAAGCTGGGCATATGCTGAATGGGTGATCAGCAGAAGACCAATAGGAATGATTATTTTTTTCATGTTTGTGTTTAGTTTTTATAGTTGTATTTATATTCTTTAACTATTTTGTATACAGGATTTCCTGCAGC
The Chryseobacterium sp. W4I1 DNA segment above includes these coding regions:
- a CDS encoding DUF6443 domain-containing protein, whose product is MKKIIIPIGLLLITHSAYAQLTQEENYIQSKTYLDYNGTTPTKISETVQYFDGLGRPKQIVGVKASPLGRDVVNHIEYDGFGRQTKDFLPIPQSSTQNGAIFPTPLGNAPAIYGGEKIYAEKVLENSPLDRIQQQIQVGTAWANKPVTFQYDTNAQYEVYKFTTNTSWVNNATSSALVLEYFPPNQLYKNTVTDEDGNITIEFKNGQGQAVMVRKFDGTYYTDTYYVYNEYDQLAFVIPPKALQGPITDTVLNDLCYQYRYDGRGRLVEKKLPGKGWEYMLYDKQDRLVATQDTILKEKGQWLYTKYDQFGRVAITGIGTGYQRSVEQSEIDALGSNNVIRVATAFNRQGMDVYYGNQDVTYPNSTKWVKILTLNYYDTYPPYSFNPSFPSTIQDEPVLTDTPADGRSTKGLPVMSLVKNIEDDNWTKNYTYYDTKGRSIGTHSINHLGGYTKTESKLDFSGVPQIAVTRHKRLATDNERVITENFTYDHQNRLLTHTHQIGSNPVEYLAQNKYNELSQLESKKVGGIAIASPLQTIDYKYNIRGWMTQINDPVNLNGKLFGYELRYHNPVNTTFAMAKYNGNIAEVDWKTSNDGVLKKYSYNYDKLNRLKFGHYSEPNSTVPLEDHFGESIEYDLNGNITRLYRNAKNTTNGMAMQIDNLTYNYAGNRLLNVTDASQNYSGYVGGGNTIGYDLNGNMTNHVDKEITNIQYNFLNLPSILTKNNNTSPFGGIISHLYGADGRKLKKVYSYYKKDWQGNTNLALTTTDYLDSFQYVLEGIGFGCIDCPPPTPDLQFVPTSEGYFDFVKNKYIYNYTDHLGNVRLSYFNNGSNTAVLEENNYYPFGLKHEGYNALTGNPAYKYQYNGKELQQETGMYDYGARMYMPDLGRWGVVDPLAEVNRAWSPYRYAYNNPIRFIDPDGRLEGDFISEDGTYLGNDGIDDKKVYVVKTTKSSFDSGAPSAGISNKDRKATEKFITENSGNTSAFQSNSLAYDNSVEITGSPDTRQGMVDIVNQDNGKGGTSDANNREYGGRIKKDGTVVESPMGPVRDPATDPNASISITSYGNQSIFHSHPSGSKTESSGSNNIMGSSSATIGGTTTTSSWGNAPSNQGGDIQNSGTAINYVFSRSNGTVYIYNNTGVKATIPQKYFVTPKTK